One genomic region from Microcystis panniformis FACHB-1757 encodes:
- a CDS encoding family 10 glycosylhydrolase has translation MTFLIPTSVWRQILKKFPILLFLVSFLIVLLLGYFSAAFSQSRDPDIRGVWITTNDTAMLMDRDKRQQAIEQLVNLNFNAIYPVVWNSGYALYPSAIAQREGIQPFVPTGAQGQDILAELVEQTRGRGLLVIPWFEFGFMAPPTSELALKHQDWLTQKRDGGTTWVGAAGEVVWLNPFRPEVQNFLRELVLEVVRQYDINGIQFDDHLSLPNEFGYDPYTIALYQQETEKTPPANPRDPEWTKWRADKITAFLANLKESIQAVKPNILLSIAPNPYEFAYNGHLQDWLGWVRQGLVDELIVQVYRPDLPSFLKQIERPEIQETQQTIPTGVGVLTGLRNRPIALPLIEEKVLAARQRGLGVIFFFYESLWQQALEPPETRKAAIQAMFSQPITPRLPVLENIPLVSTPEPVDQPELTPTPPPLAPDGIEIPVIPPPGS, from the coding sequence ATGACTTTTCTAATTCCGACTAGCGTTTGGCGGCAAATTCTTAAAAAGTTCCCTATACTACTATTCTTAGTATCTTTTCTCATAGTCCTACTATTAGGCTATTTTTCTGCCGCTTTCTCTCAAAGTCGAGATCCTGATATCCGCGGTGTTTGGATCACCACCAACGATACTGCGATGCTGATGGACAGGGATAAACGACAACAGGCGATCGAGCAATTAGTTAATCTTAATTTTAATGCTATCTATCCCGTGGTCTGGAATTCCGGTTATGCTCTCTATCCCAGTGCGATCGCCCAACGGGAAGGAATACAGCCTTTTGTGCCTACGGGAGCGCAGGGACAAGATATCTTGGCAGAATTGGTGGAACAAACCCGTGGCAGGGGATTATTGGTCATTCCTTGGTTTGAATTCGGATTTATGGCCCCTCCCACCTCGGAATTAGCCTTAAAACATCAAGACTGGTTAACCCAAAAACGCGACGGGGGGACCACTTGGGTGGGGGCAGCCGGTGAGGTGGTGTGGTTGAACCCTTTCCGTCCCGAAGTGCAGAATTTTCTGCGGGAGTTAGTCTTGGAAGTGGTGAGACAATACGATATTAACGGCATCCAATTCGACGATCATCTGAGTTTACCCAACGAATTCGGCTATGATCCCTATACTATCGCCCTTTATCAACAGGAAACCGAAAAAACGCCCCCAGCTAACCCCCGGGATCCCGAATGGACAAAATGGCGGGCCGATAAAATCACCGCTTTTCTGGCTAATCTCAAAGAATCAATTCAGGCAGTTAAACCGAATATACTGCTTTCGATCGCCCCTAATCCCTACGAATTCGCCTATAATGGTCATTTACAGGATTGGCTCGGTTGGGTGCGGCAAGGATTAGTCGATGAGTTAATCGTACAGGTTTATCGTCCCGATCTGCCCAGTTTTCTCAAACAAATAGAGCGTCCCGAAATTCAGGAAACCCAGCAAACTATCCCCACCGGTGTGGGGGTTTTAACCGGTTTACGCAATCGACCGATTGCCCTACCCTTGATTGAAGAAAAGGTATTGGCTGCTCGTCAACGGGGTTTAGGGGTGATTTTCTTCTTTTATGAAAGTCTCTGGCAGCAAGCTTTGGAACCGCCAGAAACCAGAAAAGCGGCAATTCAAGCGATGTTTTCGCAACCCATCACTCCCCGTCTTCCCGTGCTGGAAAATATCCCCTTAGTTAGTACACCTGAACCTGTTGACCAGCCAGAACTAACCCCCACACCTCCCCCCTTAGCTCCGGACGGGATCGAAATTCCTGTAATTCCCCCTCCGGGTAGTTAA